In Brassica napus cultivar Da-Ae unplaced genomic scaffold, Da-Ae ScsIHWf_1230;HRSCAF=1757, whole genome shotgun sequence, the genomic stretch tagggattaagatttaaggtttagttttttattgacgacgttaaatttttttttttgtaattactactatttttattttttatttttttatctttttactttgaaaatataatataacttgacaatattttgtttcattttataaaagatatcaaatttgaaataacataattctattggttggtgaacctctaggttcacctagggggtgaacccaagaataagtctggTAACAAAAGTACCAAACAGGTAGTAAGTATGAAGCAGCTGTAAGTCTGTCTTTACTTCGTCTTCAGTTGACGAAACATTTATTTCCTCAGCGAGAATCTTCATATTCGTTTAAAATTTATCTAATATGTCTAGCCTCCTTGACTTGCTATCCGAATAAGTCGTCCGGTTTCTGGGTCTGGGCCGAGGGTCTATTTAGTCTTTTGTTTAGTCCGTAGTCTCTTGAGCTTTAAGCCATTTTTTGTCGTATTCGGGTTTCAGCCGATTACTGGGCctggtttgtttatttaatataaaaaaaaacattgactgataaaaaaaaagtgaagtGTGGTATCATTTCTGCGTAGGAGATTGTAGTATAACGTGTTTTCTGGGTGCTATAGCTGCAGAAAGTCACCCAATAGAAATTGAATGGGTCAAGGATAACTTGCAATTAAAGTTTAATTGACAGAGCAGGTGTCAATAAGATACATGCTTGATGTCCTACCTCGAAGAACATATGTATGATCTTGAAAACTATCaaacttagaaaaaaaatactttcagCAAGACTTTATTGAAACATCACTGTTGGAACATTTTATTTGATACTAGTCTACATTTTTACATTATTATAGAAACAATGGATTTTTCTCAtcatcaaattaaaaaaaaaaaaatctgatttttttctttttaagttttagctatataaaatttatatctgTGTAATGATAGATACTTGAGAAAATGAGTTTAACCCCCAACATGACGAGGAATAAACATACGTAATAGAATTTCTTCTTATATGATCGAGTGCTTCTCATCTCAGTACActatatatttaacatttaaaatttagaatctTGATTGTTTTACCACAATATCTAGATTTTATACTGTACGTATCTAAGAAGATTTCGTTGTAGTGGtcataaaaatgatcaaaactttTCGGTTTCGGCTTAgtaaataattttgattattgGCTCAACAtgaaaatttattcaaaatcatGTTAATAATACAGCATGGCCTTTTCCACTTTGCAAACTattattttcattgttttaagtttttaacttattaaaaaggCGTTTACTTTTCTTTTACTTTCATTGACTTTTGGTCGTCACAGACCAAGAGAGGGTTCACTTTATAAATGGGACCTTCGTAGTCTGAACCTCATATCGGGGAAACCGAACCATGTCTTCTCTTGCCTCTTGCatcttccttttccttttctccttccTCACTACTATCTTCCCAGCTACTGCTGAAAGTCCCTACTTCGTACACCATCTTTGTCGGAATACGACAAGGTATTCACCGAACAGCATTTACTCCACCAATCTCAAAACACTTTGGTCCTCTCTCTCTTCCGCCAACGCCTCATACTCCTCCGGATTCCAAAACGCCACTGCCGGACAAGCCCCGGATACGGTCACCGGACTTTTCCTCTGCCGGGGAGACGTCTCGCCGAAAGTTTGTCGCGGCTGCGTCTCCCTTTCCGTCAAAGATATCGAAGCCAAGTGCCCGAATCAGAGAGAGGCCACTATCTATTACGACGAGTGCATGCTCAGATACTCTGACCAGGATGTTTCCTCGAACCTCACATTCGCTGACGCTTTTTTGATGTATAACGATTACAAAACTGCACCTAAGGATGTAGACCTGTTCGAAAAACTGGCGTCGACCACGATGATGGAAGCTGCCTTTGAAGCGGCGAATAGTTCTCGATATTTCTGTACGAGAAAGGCCAAGTGGATCGACTTCAAGGATTTGTTCGTCCTAGTTCAGTGCACTCCTGATCTGACAAGAGATGACTGTTTGTTCTGTCTGCTACAATCCATAAACGGTTTGAATTTTGAAAGTATTGGCTCAAGACTTCTTTCTCCTAGCTGTAATTCAAGGTACGAGCTTTACAAGTTCTACAACGAAACCGAAGTTAATACAACTATCCTGCCTCCACCACCGCTAGCTTCTTCTACCACTCCACGACCTAGTTAAGTCTTTCTTCTTACTTTGTTGCTTTTGCCCTCGTTTCTCGAAATAATCATATACAATTAGagttttacttttttaatttaaattttctcCTTGTGATTTTATAATAAACAAATGGTATTTTGTAGACGCAGGGAAAGGTGGGAACTCAAACGTGTTAGCCATAGCCATCCTTGTGGCTATAATAATGGCTTTGCTACTTTCCATAGCTGGTTATTGTTTCCTTGCAAAGAGGAAAAAGAAGACTTCTGATAATGCACCAACCTTTTATGGTTAAGATTTGAATGATTTAAAATCTTAATTGAGTTTGATTAGTGATAACTGTCACTGATCagtctatttttttcttattgattactactatttttattgTGCACCAGGAGATGATATAACAACAGTAGACTCGCTGCAACTTGATTATAGAACAATTCAAACTGCAACAAATGATTATTCAGAGAATAACAAGATTGGGCAAGGAGGATTTGGCGAGGTTTACAAGGTATAATCGGTGATGTAACCAGGATTTTAGGGGCCTAAATTAATACtggattatttttatttttatttttattaacgttttgttatataaattgtaattttaaagcattttgacaaaatatgaatatttatcaaaaatataatttctatagtgataaaaatatattatatcttgaaaataaaataatatgaaatataataattaaatatatctataaatatgataaataaaactatatttataattCATACAGTAAATGTAGaaaatgttattatataaagtgatttaaaaatgaatatatttgaataaaatcacaaaaaacaaaaaaaaaaagcagttaaatacataaatttaggATAATAGATGaatttgtaattaataaaataaacaataactgAAATAGATtctttaaatgattttttgtacAAATTATTTCcatataatataactaatttattaaattataaagttaaataCGCCTCTTCTTCTAtgtctaagagcatctccaaaaactagtctataacttcaaatatgaagttttttgctctaaaagaaacttcaaatttgaagttttgagaagagaaactttatatttgaagtttcacaactcaaaacttcaaatttgaagtttcatatttttgtttgtattttggCCCCTATAATTGCATATCACATTTTTGattcttaattattttctcGTTAtcattttaatccttaaaaattataaatcataaatattttatttttgtttataaatttaatttttacacataaaattaagtaaaattttaaattaagatttaaactaGACaacaacaatataaaaaaaaaacttaacaaaaaaacttttaaaaattacatgaagacataactattacacaaatttaaatatcaacaacactaatagtcacaTAAATTTGATCAAGAACCTCCAAAATCTGCAAAATACTGTCCAATTTTTTTATGTAACCGAAGATAgttgttgtttttaatttcttttcgCACAATTCTTTCTTCTTTAGATCGAATGTATTCACGAATATTAATATCACCGATAGAAGTTAAgtcttttaacaatattttcttttcctcttttacttttttttcagatctaatgtaattacaagtattaatatcacccgatttcaataatttttagctcgtaatctacaaattaaaaataaagagagtCATTTtaacttcgaaatgcactagaTGATCATATATGCATAACGAAAATAATTTTGTGGAATCTTATGGTATTTTTcttgaaatttaatattaattatgttatttctgtttaaatttttatattttaatacaatattttactaattaatattgttgtaataatttatatatgtgctagtaaaagttttatgaatttaaattagttatgaaaaatataaggaccataatataaaatacaaatagttttgaaattaagtttgaagttttgtttttggagaACATCACCTTTagacttcaaatatagagtttaaaaacttcaaaatagagtgtATTTTTAGAGAtgttctaagagcatctccaaaaaggaactctattttgaagtttccaaaactctatatttgaagtttcaatgtgttcttctccaaaagtaaaatttcaaacctaacttcaaaattatttatattttacactatggtccttatatttgtcatagttGATGTAAGTtcataaaacttctataaataactagtacatatatataaatattacagaaatattaattaaaaaaatcttacactaaaatataaaattataaataaaagtacataattaaatattaaactgcaagcaaatagtacattattccataaaattatttccgtAATGCTCtcatatatgatcaactagtgcatttcgaagtaaaaaatgattctctttattttttggagcaaatttaccagactattagtgttgttataatatttaaacttgagtaataattatgtcttcatgtgtctttttaataatttttttattatggttttttgtaatattcttgttgtttaattctagttttaaaatattataaaatcttgttttaaaatttttatttaatttcatgtgtaaaacttaaatttataaaacaaatttgaatatttatgagatataaaagttttaaggattaaaacaataaacaaaaaaatatttaagaattataaatatgatgtataattgtaaagaccaaaatacaaataaaaagatgaaacttcaaatttgaagttttgaagagtgaaactccaaatatagagtttcacttttcaaaacttcaaatttgaagttttgaagtttcatTTTGGAGAggaaaaaactctatatttggagttatAGAGTTTATTTTGAAGATGTTCTAAGGCACCGCTCTGGATACCATCACTAGTATACATCATTAACTGCACGTACCTGACGCTGTATATTTTTCTCTGAAATTTTGTGCCAAcctatttaaataatttgaatGATGCTCATATAAATGGATAGGGTACATTTTTGAATGGGACTGAAGTTGCGGTGAAGAGACTGTCAAAATCATCGGGCCAAGGTGAAACAGAGTTCAAAAAcgaggttgttgttgttgcaaagCTTCAGCACAGAAATTTGGTAAGGCTTATGGGGTTTTCTCTAGAACGAGAAGAAAGGATATTGGTCTACGAATATGTGCCCAACAAAAGCCTTGATTACTTCCTCTTTGGTCAGTAGCATTTATTGCTTTCTTTCGGTGAATCTTTGGACTTTCTTAAAAAATTGGGGGTACCAATGTTTAAATTTACCATGAATGTACAAACATAGACCCTACAAAGAAGGGTCAGCTATCCTGGACACGGCGATACAAGATCATTGAAGGGATTGCTCGAGGGATGCTATATCTTCATCAAGATTCACGGCTCACAATCATTCACCGTGACCTCAAAGCAAGCAACATCCTCCTGGACGCAGATATGAATCCAAAAATCGCTGGTTTTGGAATGGCAAGGATCTTTGGAATGGACCAAACTCAGGAGAACACAAACAGAATTGTCGGTACCTAGTAAGTCATCATACATTTTACTTCTCTTATTTAAGTTGATGTTTGTAGAACATGATTTTGTCAATATACTAAATTTTGGTGAGGATTTCAGCGGTTACATGTCTCCCGAATATGTTATACATGGCCAATTCTCAATGAAATCCGATGTCTATAGCTTTGGAGTGTTAGTTCTTGAGATTATAACTGGTAGGAAGAATAGCAGCTTCTACGAGAGAGACGGTGCACATAACTTGGTCACATATGTAAGTTGAGGCAACCAGTTTTTCTATATACTATTTTAGTTTAACATACTTTTATATACACCTCTCTTACTATAAGCAACGATTGCAACAATTAATTGGTTGACTAATATTATAGGCTTGGAGACTGTGGACTAATAAATCAGAGTTAGATCTTGTGGATCCAGTTATAGTAGATACTTGCCAAATGAGTGAAGTGGTTCGATGCATCCATATCGGTCGTTTATGTGTTCAAGAAGATCCTATAGAGCGTccgaccttttcaaccattttGATGATGCTCATAAGTAACAATGTGATTTTACCAGTGCCTCAACAACCAGGGTTTGTCACTCAGACTAGACCGAAAAAAGATCTGCCTGATTCGAATCAATCTACGATGACCAAGTCTGGTATATGGTCTGTTGGTGATGCGTCTGGTCACTGATTTATATCCTCGTTGATTATGGTGTTAACCTTCACGCTTGCATAATTGGTAATTATTGAAAACACGTGTTGTTTTTGGTTGATAATTCGGTACGTAGTAGTTTCGTTTTGGTGTggttttattatagttttacaAATCAACATTTATGTTTTACAAAATCAACATTTATGTGATTTCTCTCGTATTTTAAATTTGGTTGAGTGGCGAATAAGCACAACTCACACTCGCATCtaataatgaataaaaaatcTTATCACCTTCAGGCTTCAGGAATAAACCTTTAGCATTTGATTCACGTGAAAACAAAAGGATTCAGAGAAGGGGCCTTACTAATATTCGTAccatttttttggtcaaactaaTATTTGTACCTATCACTCGTTGTGTTCATAATTTAATAAGATCCATCTTTCAACCTTTCTCTAGCATTCGATTATGTTAATAGTAGATTTGATCACGATTGCATATATGATAAAAATGGAACATAATCGGTGAAAAGCTTTAATTAGTAAGCTAGACGCAAAGAATCGGTAACCAAGTAAGCTGTAACTTTCACATGCTGCGTAGTATCATTATTGTCCAGCAGTCATTTGTTTTTCCTTCTGTCGGCAAACGATTCTGTAATCTTATGAagtaaaaaaatttcaacaGTTTGATTCTATAGTAGAGATTATGCAACATTGATCCAAGAGACAAAACAATCTTTGGGAACTAAACTTGCAACATTTTTACTAAGTTATTAGCTTTTCTTTTGATGAGCATGAACTTGTAACAAAGTTTAGGTTCAGCTAGGAGCCTAGAAGGGagatattttcaatatatattgcatGCAATAGCTTGATGGTGTCTCCATCCTTGAAGCTTATGAGGGTGAGTGTTGCTGACTAGGGCTGGCATTTTGAATTCTTTGAATCTCCACAAAAGTTCTTCTATCCATACAAGTCTTATTAATCTGCATTACAGCTTTGTAAGAGCGTATATATGCATGCTTCCATCTCTAAGGATCTTTAAGTGGGCTCTATAGAGGTTGATCCCTTAAGAATAACCAACATTTAACCACTTGAACTTTGTGGTTTATATGACACCGATGAGCCATCTACAAACACAACAAGATGTGTTTTTGACACCGATGATCCATCTACAAACACAACAAGATCTTTAAGTGGGCTCTATAGTTTGCTTTGACTATAGCTTCCCGGACTGGACTGTTTTTGGGAACCATTTATTCTCTCTTTCTCATTTTAAAATGAGCAAGTATGAAtgtgatcttctctggatctaTAGAAGGAAACAGTTTCAGACCACATGCATAGTTCCATCAGTGCTTTACTGCTAATGTTAGTTTGGGATGGACCATCTCTATCATTCTCAAATTCATTCAAGTCCTCCATATCAAATGAAAGGGAACAACTTAATAGGAAAGACTGATGGCTATATCAAAGTACAAATTCTCAATACTGCCAGCTAGCGACTTATTTATAAGTTGCTCACTTGGAGGATGTTGAGCCGGAGACAGCTCCCAGCCTCCCAAATCTCTCTAGAGAGAGCAAATGGTTACTGTGTTTTCTCAttatttgtgtttatttttagCAAATGTATTTGCACTTAAGTAAAATTAAATAGAGACATTTAAG encodes the following:
- the LOC106399224 gene encoding cysteine-rich receptor-like protein kinase 15, translating into MSSLASCIFLFLFSFLTTIFPATAESPYFVHHLCRNTTRYSPNSIYSTNLKTLWSSLSSANASYSSGFQNATAGQAPDTVTGLFLCRGDVSPKVCRGCVSLSVKDIEAKCPNQREATIYYDECMLRYSDQDVSSNLTFADAFLMYNDYKTAPKDVDLFEKLASTTMMEAAFEAANSSRYFCTRKAKWIDFKDLFVLVQCTPDLTRDDCLFCLLQSINGLNFESIGSRLLSPSCNSRYELYKFYNETEVNTTILPPPPLASSTTPRPNAGKGGNSNVLAIAILVAIIMALLLSIAGYCFLAKRKKKTSDNAPTFYGDDITTVDSLQLDYRTIQTATNDYSENNKIGQGGFGEVYKGTFLNGTEVAVKRLSKSSGQGETEFKNEVVVVAKLQHRNLVRLMGFSLEREERILVYEYVPNKSLDYFLFDPTKKGQLSWTRRYKIIEGIARGMLYLHQDSRLTIIHRDLKASNILLDADMNPKIAGFGMARIFGMDQTQENTNRIVGTYGYMSPEYVIHGQFSMKSDVYSFGVLVLEIITGRKNSSFYERDGAHNLVTYAWRLWTNKSELDLVDPVIVDTCQMSEVVRCIHIGRLCVQEDPIERPTFSTILMMLISNNVILPVPQQPGFVTQTRPKKDLPDSNQSTMTKSGIWSVGDASGH